A window of Clostridium botulinum BKT015925 contains these coding sequences:
- the uvrC gene encoding excinuclease ABC subunit UvrC: MFDFKYQLKIIPDKPGVYLMRNSLGEVIYVGKAKVLKNRVRQYFQNSKNHSSKVRAMVKNIAEFEYIITDSEMEALILECNLIKKYRPRYNILLKDDKHYPFIKITVNEDFPRIFITRIRAKDGAKYFGPYPETSSIYETIELIKKVFPIRNCRLSIKSDSESIKPCLNYHIKLCTAPCAGYISKDEYGKTIKKIIDLLNGKDNEVIYELKEKMKEASEELEFEKAAAIRDKILAVEKIRERQKIITSNFDNEDFINIYSDEFDWCAQIFFARDGKIIGREHFILDKGIFEEKKDIISNFIKDFYGGTAFIPKNIYVPDIMDVELLENWLSVKKGSKVSIKIPLKGEKKKLLDLVESNAKNTLEQFKLKIKVDKELYSNILKELQSLLGLEDIPNRIEAYDISNIQGVDSVGTMIVFEDGKPKNSDYRRFKIKTVKGANDYDSMKEILIRRFKHGLEEIKEIQKRNLKLSGAKFSVFPDLILMDGGKGQVNIALEVLKNLNITIPVCGMVKDDKHKTRGLVYNNREINIKSNNKIMQLITRIQDEVHRFAITYHRSLRNKRVLHSILEDIPNIGIKRRKELLQKFGSIDNIKKASYDKLLSTDSINEKAAKSIIDYFRKHND, encoded by the coding sequence ATGTTTGATTTTAAATACCAATTAAAGATAATACCAGATAAACCAGGTGTATATCTCATGAGAAATTCATTAGGAGAAGTTATATACGTAGGAAAAGCAAAGGTACTAAAAAATAGGGTGCGTCAGTATTTTCAAAATTCTAAGAATCATAGTAGTAAAGTTAGAGCTATGGTAAAAAACATAGCAGAATTTGAATATATTATTACAGACTCGGAAATGGAAGCATTAATTTTAGAATGTAATTTAATAAAAAAGTATAGACCAAGGTATAATATTCTGCTTAAGGATGATAAACATTATCCGTTTATTAAAATTACAGTAAATGAGGATTTCCCAAGAATTTTTATTACTAGAATTAGAGCAAAAGATGGTGCGAAGTATTTTGGACCTTATCCAGAAACTTCGTCTATTTATGAGACTATAGAGCTTATAAAAAAAGTTTTTCCAATTAGAAATTGTAGGTTATCTATTAAAAGTGATTCAGAATCTATAAAACCTTGTTTAAATTATCATATAAAATTATGTACGGCGCCTTGTGCTGGATATATAAGTAAAGATGAATATGGTAAAACAATAAAAAAAATTATTGATCTTTTAAATGGAAAAGATAATGAGGTAATTTATGAATTAAAAGAAAAAATGAAAGAAGCATCAGAAGAGTTAGAATTTGAAAAAGCAGCAGCTATAAGAGATAAAATATTAGCTGTTGAAAAAATAAGGGAAAGACAAAAGATAATTACTAGTAATTTTGATAATGAAGATTTTATAAATATATATAGTGATGAATTTGATTGGTGTGCTCAAATCTTCTTTGCAAGAGACGGTAAAATAATAGGTAGAGAACATTTTATTTTAGATAAAGGAATATTTGAAGAAAAAAAAGATATAATATCAAATTTTATAAAAGATTTTTATGGTGGTACAGCATTTATACCTAAAAATATATATGTACCGGATATAATGGATGTAGAACTTCTAGAAAACTGGCTTTCAGTCAAGAAGGGTTCTAAAGTTTCTATAAAAATTCCTTTAAAAGGGGAGAAAAAAAAGCTATTGGACTTAGTTGAAAGTAATGCTAAAAATACCCTTGAGCAGTTTAAATTGAAAATAAAAGTTGATAAAGAACTTTATAGCAATATATTAAAGGAACTTCAAAGTTTATTAGGATTAGAAGATATACCAAATAGAATAGAAGCATATGATATTTCAAATATACAAGGTGTAGATTCAGTAGGTACAATGATAGTTTTTGAAGATGGAAAACCTAAAAACAGTGATTATAGAAGATTCAAAATAAAAACTGTTAAGGGAGCTAATGATTATGATAGTATGAAAGAAATACTAATAAGAAGATTTAAGCATGGATTAGAAGAGATAAAAGAAATACAAAAAAGAAATCTTAAGTTAAGTGGAGCAAAGTTTAGTGTATTTCCAGATTTAATTTTAATGGATGGTGGAAAAGGTCAGGTAAATATAGCTTTAGAAGTATTAAAAAATCTAAATATAACTATACCGGTTTGTGGTATGGTTAAAGATGATAAACACAAAACTAGAGGTTTGGTATATAATAATAGGGAAATAAATATAAAGAGTAATAATAAAATTATGCAATTAATTACTAGAATACAAGATGAAGTGCATAGGTTTGCTATAACATATCATAGAAGTCTTAGAAATAAAAGAGTTCTTCATTCTATATTAGAAGATATACCTAATATAGGGATTAAAAGAAGAAAAGAGTTGTTGCAAAAGTTTGGAAGTATAGATAATATAAAAAAAGCTTCATATGATAAATTGTTGAGTACTGATTCTATTAATGAAAAAGCAGCTAAAAGCATAATAGATTATTTTCGTAAGCACAATGATTAG
- a CDS encoding phosphatase, producing MKYTLDVHTHTIASGHAYTTLLENAKYASEIGLKVLGTTEHGPKMPHAPHIWYFYNYKVLPRKIYGVTMLHGCEVNVVDYKGNVDLPEDILKELDIVIASLHEPCVAPGTIDENTQAILNVMDNPYVDIIGHPGNPAFPIHAEEVIKKAKEKNILIEINNSSFKTSRIGSIPNCTEIVKLCKKYGAKIILGSDSHVCFTIGNFDKVQEILDSIDMPQELIINNDENKLITHLKNKGKLKDIDL from the coding sequence ATGAAATATACTTTAGATGTACATACACATACAATAGCTAGTGGTCATGCATATACAACATTATTAGAAAATGCAAAATATGCTTCTGAAATAGGATTAAAGGTATTAGGAACTACTGAGCATGGACCTAAAATGCCACATGCTCCACATATATGGTACTTTTATAATTATAAGGTATTGCCAAGAAAAATATATGGTGTTACAATGCTACATGGATGTGAGGTCAATGTTGTTGATTATAAGGGAAATGTAGATTTACCTGAAGACATTCTTAAAGAGTTAGATATAGTAATAGCAAGTCTACATGAGCCGTGTGTTGCACCGGGAACTATTGATGAAAATACACAAGCTATTTTAAATGTTATGGATAATCCATATGTTGATATTATAGGACATCCTGGTAATCCGGCATTTCCTATACACGCAGAAGAGGTTATTAAAAAGGCAAAAGAAAAAAATATTTTAATAGAGATAAATAATAGTTCTTTTAAGACATCTCGTATAGGAAGTATACCTAACTGTACTGAAATTGTAAAACTTTGCAAAAAATATGGTGCAAAGATAATATTAGGAAGTGATTCCCATGTATGTTTTACTATAGGAAATTTTGATAAGGTTCAGGAAATATTAGACAGCATAGATATGCCACAAGAATTAATAATAAATAATGATGAGAATAAGCTTATAACACATTTAAAAAATAAAGGGAAATTAAAAGATATAGATCTTTAA
- the murB gene encoding UDP-N-acetylmuramate dehydrogenase, giving the protein MVQSMDINKKLESILDKEEIKNNVLMKSYTSFRVGGPADVFVTPNSYEKIRDVIKICKQYNVPYFILGNGSNLLVRDGGIRGVVINFTKLNKILVEETKVIAESGAVLSMVANAALKNDLTGLEFAHGIPGSVGGAVAMNAGAYNGEICQVIESATIIDSDGEIREICKEEMDLSYRNSLILKNGYIVLKATFKLQRGEHDSIKARMDDLMRRRKEKQPLEYPSAGSTFKRPEGYFAAKLIEDSELKGAHVGDAEVSVKHSGFIINKGNASAKDILDLIELVKKTVNDKFQVALNTEVRIVGEDKMN; this is encoded by the coding sequence ATGGTTCAGAGTATGGATATTAATAAAAAATTAGAAAGTATTCTAGATAAAGAAGAGATAAAAAATAATGTCTTAATGAAAAGCTATACTTCATTTAGAGTGGGTGGCCCTGCAGATGTTTTTGTTACCCCTAATAGTTATGAAAAAATAAGAGATGTAATAAAGATTTGCAAACAGTATAATGTTCCATATTTTATATTAGGAAATGGATCTAATTTATTAGTAAGAGATGGTGGAATTAGAGGGGTAGTCATAAATTTTACTAAACTTAATAAAATTTTAGTAGAAGAAACTAAGGTTATTGCAGAAAGTGGAGCAGTTCTTTCTATGGTTGCAAATGCAGCATTAAAAAATGATTTAACAGGACTTGAATTTGCCCATGGAATACCGGGAAGTGTAGGAGGCGCAGTTGCTATGAATGCAGGTGCCTACAACGGGGAGATATGTCAGGTAATAGAAAGTGCCACTATTATTGATAGTGATGGGGAAATTAGAGAAATATGTAAGGAAGAGATGGATTTAAGTTATAGAAATAGCTTAATATTAAAAAATGGATATATTGTCCTTAAAGCTACATTTAAGTTACAAAGAGGGGAACATGATTCTATAAAAGCTAGGATGGATGATTTAATGAGAAGAAGAAAAGAAAAACAACCATTAGAGTATCCATCAGCAGGAAGTACATTCAAGAGACCAGAAGGATATTTTGCTGCAAAGCTTATAGAGGATTCTGAACTTAAAGGGGCTCATGTAGGAGATGCGGAGGTATCTGTAAAACATTCAGGCTTTATAATAAATAAAGGGAATGCTTCTGCAAAGGATATATTAGATTTAATAGAATTAGTTAAAAAGACAGTTAATGATAAATTTCAAGTTGCATTAAATACAGAAGTTAGAATAGTTGGAGAAGATAAAATGAACTAG
- the rapZ gene encoding RNase adapter RapZ encodes MRFVIVTGLSGAGKSQAIRSLEDLGYFCVDNLPPTLMGKFAEACYQTDGKINKIALVIDIRGGEFFDDLFENLKYLKEQNYRYEILFLDASDKVLVKRYKESRRTHPLAPGGRIIQGIELERRRLNEVKYKANNIIDTSNMTQMQLREKIWRIYGDDEQIENRLIIDVLSFGFKYGIPVDADLVFDVRFLPNPYYIPELKQFSGDDKEIQDYVLGFKETKEFINKLDDMLEFLIPNYIKEGKIQLVIAIGCTGGRHRSVTIANAMYDKLKEKGHKVSKEHRDINEDIKKGGRKL; translated from the coding sequence ATGAGGTTTGTAATTGTAACAGGGTTATCAGGGGCTGGAAAAAGTCAAGCGATAAGGAGCTTGGAAGACTTAGGATATTTTTGCGTAGATAATTTACCTCCAACTTTAATGGGAAAGTTTGCAGAAGCTTGCTATCAAACAGATGGTAAGATAAATAAGATAGCTCTAGTTATTGACATTAGAGGCGGAGAATTCTTTGATGACTTATTTGAGAATTTAAAATATCTAAAAGAGCAAAATTATAGATATGAGATATTATTTTTAGATGCTAGTGATAAGGTATTAGTTAAAAGATACAAAGAATCAAGAAGAACCCATCCTCTAGCACCAGGTGGAAGAATTATTCAAGGAATTGAACTTGAAAGAAGAAGATTAAATGAAGTTAAATATAAAGCTAATAATATAATTGATACTTCTAATATGACTCAAATGCAATTAAGAGAAAAGATTTGGAGAATTTATGGTGATGATGAGCAAATTGAAAATAGACTTATAATAGATGTGTTATCTTTTGGATTTAAATATGGCATACCAGTAGATGCAGATTTAGTATTTGATGTTAGGTTTTTGCCTAATCCATATTATATTCCAGAACTTAAACAGTTCTCGGGTGATGATAAAGAAATACAAGATTATGTGTTAGGATTTAAAGAAACTAAAGAATTTATTAATAAATTAGATGATATGTTAGAGTTTTTGATACCTAATTATATAAAAGAAGGAAAAATACAATTAGTAATTGCTATAGGGTGTACTGGTGGAAGACATCGTTCTGTTACTATAGCAAATGCTATGTATGATAAGTTAAAGGAAAAAGGTCACAAGGTAAGCAAAGAACACAGAGATATAAATGAGGATATAAAAAAGGGTGGAAGAAAACTATGA
- a CDS encoding gluconeogenesis factor YvcK family protein has protein sequence MKIVQWLKPGIKLKRWIALGNMGILFIVFAAVEFFNKNIINKNYMFFYIFLIICGVCILYISINQGIQSIISLINQGYLNISINSTKLENLICEKRLLVKGPKIVTIGGGTGLSTMLRGLKYYTSNITAIVTVGDDGGGSGALREELGILPPGDIRNCILALADTEPLMEELLQYRFKDGNLKNQNFGNLFLAAMDGLSSNFEEAVQKMSSVLAVTGRVLPVTLDDMVLKAKLKNGNVVEGESNIPNEVVYQNSKIDRIFIEPSNAKALKEAVEAILDADAIILGPGSLYTSVIPNLLVKDISKALKFSKALKIYVSNIMTQRGETDNYKVSDHIKAIFKHGGDGIIDYVATNTKDINDLIIEKYLEKNAKQVKVDEKNITDLDVNIVEGEFITIKDGFVRHDPDKLAKFLMETIMDKKLLYDRKKILEYFYLSQRLKENKRSKG, from the coding sequence ATGAAAATAGTGCAGTGGTTGAAGCCGGGAATAAAGCTAAAAAGGTGGATTGCACTTGGTAACATGGGAATTTTATTTATAGTATTTGCAGCAGTTGAATTTTTTAATAAAAATATTATTAATAAAAACTATATGTTTTTTTATATTTTCTTAATTATTTGCGGAGTTTGTATTTTATATATTTCTATAAATCAAGGAATTCAGTCAATAATATCCTTAATAAATCAAGGGTATTTAAATATATCGATAAATTCAACAAAACTTGAAAATTTAATTTGTGAAAAAAGACTTCTTGTAAAAGGACCTAAAATAGTTACAATAGGTGGTGGAACGGGACTTTCCACTATGCTTAGAGGATTAAAGTATTATACTTCAAATATAACGGCAATAGTAACAGTTGGAGATGATGGTGGAGGGTCAGGAGCTTTAAGAGAGGAACTTGGTATACTTCCTCCTGGTGATATAAGAAACTGTATATTAGCACTAGCTGATACTGAACCTTTAATGGAAGAATTATTACAATATAGATTTAAGGACGGAAACCTAAAAAATCAGAATTTCGGTAATTTGTTTTTAGCTGCAATGGATGGATTATCAAGTAATTTTGAAGAAGCAGTTCAAAAAATGAGTTCTGTATTAGCAGTGACAGGTAGAGTTTTACCTGTCACTTTGGATGATATGGTATTAAAGGCCAAGTTGAAAAATGGAAATGTAGTAGAAGGAGAGTCTAATATTCCTAATGAAGTTGTATATCAAAATAGTAAGATAGATAGAATATTTATTGAACCGAGTAATGCTAAGGCGTTAAAGGAAGCGGTAGAGGCAATATTAGATGCGGATGCTATAATTTTAGGACCAGGGAGTTTATATACAAGTGTTATTCCCAATCTTTTAGTAAAGGATATTAGTAAAGCTTTAAAGTTTAGTAAAGCTTTAAAGATATATGTTTCTAATATAATGACACAAAGGGGAGAAACAGATAATTATAAGGTTTCAGATCATATAAAGGCTATTTTTAAACATGGTGGAGATGGAATTATAGATTATGTAGCTACTAATACTAAAGATATAAATGATCTTATAATAGAAAAATATTTAGAAAAAAATGCAAAACAGGTTAAGGTAGATGAAAAAAATATAACTGATTTAGACGTTAATATAGTAGAAGGCGAGTTTATAACTATTAAAGATGGATTTGTAAGACATGATCCAGATAAGCTGGCAAAATTTTTAATGGAAACAATAATGGATAAGAAATTACTCTATGATAGAAAAAAAATATTAGAGTACTTTTATTTGTCTCAAAGATTAAAGGAAAACAAGAGAAGTAAGGGGTAG
- the whiA gene encoding DNA-binding protein WhiA, protein MSFSSKVKNEICRYTELSKAEAIAELSGIMKVSGTLGFSGDMKINFRVSTENPAIARLVFKILKDHFNIHTKIFVKKSNSLKKNNIYLVVIDNNMGVKELLKEVGVLKEEDGMITLDYSVPQEILKDDNSRRVFIRGVFLGGGSISNPEKTYHLEFVTHHEDYANELSEIINTYGLNSKVIQRKSSFVIYLKEGEQIVDLLNIIGAHESLLELENVRIMKEMRNNVNRLVNCETANLSKTVNAAVRQIGSIKLIEKEIGLQRLPENLREVAELRLSYPNESLKELGQMLEPAVGKSGVNHRLRKIEKIAEELRKEGK, encoded by the coding sequence ATGTCATTTTCTTCAAAGGTTAAAAATGAGATATGTAGATATACAGAATTAAGCAAAGCAGAAGCAATAGCTGAGTTATCAGGTATAATGAAAGTAAGTGGAACTTTAGGATTTAGTGGAGATATGAAAATAAATTTTAGAGTATCCACGGAAAATCCAGCCATTGCAAGGCTTGTGTTTAAAATACTTAAAGATCATTTTAATATTCATACAAAAATTTTTGTTAAAAAAAGTAATTCACTTAAGAAAAATAATATATATTTAGTGGTTATAGATAATAATATGGGTGTTAAGGAACTTTTAAAGGAAGTTGGAGTGCTAAAAGAAGAAGATGGAATGATTACTTTAGATTATAGTGTTCCGCAAGAAATATTAAAAGATGATAATAGTAGAAGAGTATTTATAAGAGGAGTGTTTTTGGGAGGAGGAAGTATTAGTAATCCTGAAAAAACTTATCATTTGGAGTTTGTTACTCATCATGAAGATTATGCAAATGAACTAAGTGAAATAATAAATACTTATGGGTTAAATTCTAAAGTTATTCAAAGAAAAAGTAGTTTTGTAATATATTTAAAAGAGGGCGAACAAATAGTAGATTTATTAAATATAATTGGGGCACATGAATCTCTTTTAGAACTTGAAAATGTTAGAATAATGAAAGAGATGAGAAATAATGTAAATAGACTTGTTAACTGTGAAACTGCAAATCTAAGTAAAACAGTTAATGCGGCAGTAAGACAAATAGGTAGTATTAAACTTATAGAAAAAGAAATTGGGTTACAAAGACTACCAGAGAATTTAAGAGAAGTTGCTGAACTTAGATTAAGTTATCCTAACGAATCATTAAAGGAACTTGGACAGATGCTAGAGCCAGCAGTAGGAAAGTCAGGAGTTAATCATAGACTTAGAAAAATTGAAAAAATAGCGGAAGAATTAAGAAAAGAAGGAAAGTAG
- a CDS encoding DRTGG domain-containing protein, whose protein sequence is MSKHEEIIKHISNLDVGAKISVRRIASKLNVSEGTAYRAIKDAEVLGIVSTIPRVGTVRIEKVKKKSITSLSYAEVVNIVDGTLLGGKDGIHERLNKFIMGAMQVEDAKKYMLPGCLVIVGNREDMQEEALENGCAVLITGGFNCSEKIKQLGNEKRLPIISSTYDSFAVATMINRAISESLIKKDIILIEDIMISDPIYVNYDDSIQRLKEIIRNTKHQRYPVVDNSMNVVGIVTIKDLQKKNDEKIFIKDIMSKELITVTEKTTVAYAAHVMGWEGIELCPVVDGRKLIGVVSTEDIIKAIQHIARQPQVGETLEDLILKNFQYEVEDNIMHFTGKIIPEMLDQLGTASWSSMNMLLSTVAILTLRHRNSINISVDSIMTYFMKPVQMDSIIDIFTKVIDMGRNFCKVEVNIHKKKELIAKTMLSAKILR, encoded by the coding sequence ATGTCAAAACATGAAGAAATAATAAAGCATATATCTAATTTAGATGTTGGGGCAAAAATTTCTGTAAGACGCATAGCAAGTAAATTAAATGTTAGTGAGGGAACTGCATATAGAGCTATTAAGGATGCAGAAGTACTCGGAATTGTTTCTACAATACCTAGAGTTGGAACTGTCAGAATTGAAAAAGTTAAGAAAAAGAGTATAACATCACTTAGCTATGCTGAGGTTGTAAATATAGTTGATGGAACTCTTTTAGGCGGAAAAGATGGTATTCATGAACGGTTAAATAAATTTATTATGGGGGCTATGCAAGTAGAAGATGCTAAGAAATATATGCTGCCTGGTTGTTTAGTTATAGTAGGAAATAGAGAAGATATGCAAGAAGAAGCCCTTGAGAACGGATGTGCTGTTTTAATAACAGGAGGGTTTAATTGTAGTGAAAAAATTAAACAATTAGGAAATGAAAAACGTTTACCTATAATATCTTCAACTTATGATAGTTTTGCTGTAGCAACTATGATAAATAGGGCTATATCGGAAAGTTTAATAAAAAAAGATATTATTTTAATTGAAGATATAATGATTTCTGATCCGATATATGTGAACTATGATGACAGCATACAAAGATTAAAAGAAATTATAAGAAATACTAAGCATCAGAGATATCCTGTAGTTGATAATAGTATGAACGTAGTCGGAATTGTAACTATAAAAGATCTTCAGAAGAAAAATGATGAAAAAATATTCATAAAAGATATTATGAGTAAAGAACTTATAACGGTAACAGAAAAAACTACAGTTGCATATGCAGCTCATGTAATGGGATGGGAAGGAATAGAATTATGTCCAGTAGTTGATGGAAGAAAATTAATTGGTGTTGTAAGTACAGAAGATATAATAAAGGCAATTCAACATATAGCTAGACAACCACAAGTAGGAGAGACTTTGGAAGATTTAATACTTAAAAATTTTCAATATGAAGTAGAAGATAATATTATGCATTTTACGGGTAAAATCATACCAGAAATGTTAGATCAATTAGGTACTGCATCGTGGAGTTCTATGAATATGTTATTATCGACTGTTGCAATATTAACTTTAAGACATAGAAATAGCATAAATATTTCCGTGGATAGTATTATGACATATTTTATGAAACCTGTGCAAATGGATAGTATAATTGATATATTTACTAAGGTTATTGATATGGGAAGAAATTTTTGCAAAGTAGAAGTAAATATACATAAGAAAAAAGAATTAATAGCAAAAACTATGCTTTCTGCCAAGATACTAAGATAA
- the asnA gene encoding aspartate--ammonia ligase, with protein MTIDKKFDVKEGYKSSMDLKKTEIAIKKLKDFFERELAYKLNLIRVSAPLFVNASSGLNDNLNGVERPVAFDALDIKDEEVQIVHSLAKWKRMALHRYGFKPGEGLYTDMNAIRRDEELDNIHSMYVDQWDWEKVIEKKDRTEEKLKEIVEGIYEVFKGTENFVNNKYPEIDKILPEKITFITTQELEDMYPNLTAKERENTITKEKGAVFLMKIGDALASGEKHDGRAPDYDDWSLNGDILFWYPILNCALELSSMGIRVDEDALKYQLKKANCEERAELEFHKMLLEKKLPYTVGGGIGQSRICMFFLRKAHIGEVQASIWSDSVIEECKESGITLL; from the coding sequence ATGACAATAGATAAGAAGTTTGATGTTAAAGAAGGATATAAATCAAGTATGGATTTAAAGAAAACCGAGATTGCTATAAAAAAGCTTAAAGATTTTTTTGAAAGAGAGCTTGCATATAAATTAAATTTAATAAGAGTATCGGCACCATTATTTGTTAATGCATCTAGTGGGCTTAATGATAACTTAAATGGTGTTGAAAGACCAGTAGCCTTTGATGCATTAGATATAAAAGATGAAGAAGTACAAATAGTTCACTCATTAGCTAAGTGGAAGAGAATGGCGCTTCACAGATATGGATTTAAACCAGGTGAAGGATTGTATACTGATATGAATGCTATAAGACGTGATGAAGAATTAGATAATATACATTCTATGTACGTAGATCAATGGGATTGGGAAAAAGTTATAGAAAAGAAAGATAGAACTGAAGAAAAATTAAAAGAAATAGTAGAAGGTATATATGAAGTATTTAAAGGTACAGAAAACTTTGTAAATAATAAATATCCGGAAATAGATAAAATACTTCCAGAAAAAATAACATTTATAACTACTCAAGAATTAGAAGATATGTACCCTAATTTAACAGCGAAAGAAAGAGAAAATACTATAACAAAAGAAAAAGGAGCAGTATTCCTAATGAAAATAGGGGATGCATTAGCTTCAGGGGAAAAACATGATGGAAGAGCACCTGACTATGATGATTGGAGTTTAAATGGAGATATATTATTTTGGTATCCAATATTAAACTGTGCACTTGAATTATCATCAATGGGTATAAGAGTTGATGAGGATGCATTAAAGTATCAATTGAAGAAGGCTAATTGTGAAGAAAGAGCAGAGCTTGAATTTCACAAAATGCTTTTAGAGAAGAAACTTCCATACACAGTAGGTGGAGGAATAGGTCAATCTAGAATATGTATGTTTTTTTTAAGAAAAGCTCATATAGGAGAGGTTCAAGCTTCTATATGGTCTGATAGTGTTATTGAAGAATGTAAAGAATCAGGAATTACATTATTATAA
- a CDS encoding response regulator transcription factor: MKILLVDDEESILNLVKMNLMFENYDVVTAECGKDAIKLFQSELPDLIVLDLMLPDMDGFQVIHEIQNINSEIPIIVLSAKNQINDRLLGLQLGADDYITKPFDSRELILRIRAISRRINKVKLTTNKETKKIIEKGFIKIMVLERRVFIDLKEVNFTHIEFEILVLMVQNAYKVFTREELLDKIWGYDFSGNTRAVDIHIKRIRKKLLNHEEAIKTIYGVGYRFEV; this comes from the coding sequence ATGAAAATTTTATTAGTAGATGATGAGGAATCAATATTAAACTTAGTAAAGATGAATCTTATGTTTGAAAACTATGATGTAGTAACTGCTGAATGTGGAAAAGATGCTATAAAATTATTTCAAAGTGAATTACCAGACTTAATAGTATTAGATTTAATGCTTCCAGATATGGATGGTTTTCAAGTTATACATGAAATTCAAAACATAAATAGTGAGATTCCTATAATAGTTCTTAGTGCCAAAAATCAAATAAATGATAGATTGCTAGGACTTCAATTAGGGGCAGATGATTATATAACAAAACCTTTTGATAGTAGAGAATTAATTTTAAGAATAAGAGCAATTTCAAGAAGGATAAATAAAGTTAAACTAACTACTAATAAAGAAACTAAAAAAATTATAGAAAAAGGGTTTATCAAGATAATGGTTCTTGAAAGACGTGTATTTATTGATTTAAAAGAGGTTAATTTCACACATATAGAATTCGAGATATTAGTACTAATGGTACAAAATGCGTACAAGGTTTTTACAAGAGAAGAGCTTCTAGATAAGATATGGGGATATGATTTTTCAGGAAATACAAGAGCTGTAGATATTCATATCAAAAGAATTAGAAAAAAATTATTAAATCATGAAGAAGCTATTAAAACTATATATGGGGTAGGATATAGGTTTGAGGTATAA